The segment GGTTTCGCTTTCGGGACGGGCGGCTGCGCCTCGGCTGGCACGCTGGCAACAGCCGGCGAGCTTGCCAATGCACTGGCGGCGGTTTCGGCCGGCTTGGCGGGCGCGGGAGCGCTCTTGTCGGCCATGGCCTTGTTCTTGACCGCCATCAGCTTTTCCAGGTCGCTGACGTTCTTTTCCAGCTCCTTGACGCGGGCCGCCGCTTCATCGACCTGTTTCGCCTTGGCGATCTTGTCTTCCTCGCTGGCGACGGCGCTCTTGCCGGCCGACTTGGCCGCCGGCTCCGCCTTCGACAGTTTCAGCTTGTCTTGCGACTCGCTCACGGCCGTCGGCTTTTCCTGCACCTTGGTCGCGCCGATCTTGCCGGCCGTGCTTTGCGTCGCTTCCGCCGCCTTGGCCGGCTTGCTTTGCGACACCTGGCCCGCCAGCTTGTTGCGGTAGGCTTCGAAATCGATGGCGTGCGCCGTCACGATACTCTTCGCTTCGGCCGCGCCCGTGGCGCGCACGGAGTCCGCGCCCGGCACGGCCAGGATGCGCCCGGCCTGCATGCGGTTCATGTTCTCGCCCCTGAAGGCGTCGGGATTGGCGCGGTACAGGGCGACGAGCATCATGTCGAGCGAGACGCCCGCCGGCTTCAGTTCGCTGGCGATGCGGCTCAGCGTATCGCCCGTCCTGACCTTGTACTCGCCTGCCGCCTTTTTCGGCGCAGCATCGGCGGCCGCGGCAGCCGGCTTGGCCTTGCCTGGCTCGACTGGCGCCGTCACTTGCGCGCCGCGCGTCTGGCGCGCTTCGGGCGTGTCGAGCACGAATGCATATTCGCGCACCTGGCGGCCGCTCTTGCTGCTCAGTTCCAGCAGCAGGTCCACCATCGGTTCGGCCACCGGCTGCGCCGAACTGATGCGGATGAAGGGCTTGCCATTGCGGTTTTCCACGGCAAACGTCAAGGCATTCAGCGCAGGATTGAATTCCACGTTGGCCTGGCGGTAGGCGTCCGGCGGCGCCAGCTTGGCCAGCAGGCTGGTCGCCTCGCCTGGCTTGACGGCCGACAATTCGACCTCGGCGCGCAGCGGCTGGCCGGCGGCGGACAGCACCGTGATCTTGCCCAGCTCGGCTGCGGATGCCGCCGGTGACAACAACACCGCACAGGCGACAGCGCTGCTGAGTGTTTTAATGGCAAGGGAGGCGACCCGGGGACGAGTGTGTACAGGCATAGTTGGCGGCATCTTAGTTGACATGGGAAAACTGTTACTTTTCCAGAGGTATCAACATATCATCATGCCCAGAGCTATGCAAGCTCCGCATGGTTGAGCCTTGACGGGCTCGGGACGAAAAAAAAGCCGGGAAAACAACCCCGGCTTGATCTTGATCAGCAATTTGTGGCGATTACGCGTCGAGCAAAATACGCAGCATGCGGCGCAGCGGCTCGGCCGCGCCCCACAGCAACTGGTCGCCCACGGTGAACGCGGACAGGTATTCGCCGCCCATGCTCATCTTGCGCACGCGGCCGACGGGAATCGTCAGGCTGCCCGTCACGGCCGCCGGCGACAGGTCGCGCACGGACGCTTCGCGCGTGTTCGGCACGAATTTCACCCATTCATTGTTGCTGGCGATGATGTCGTTGATTTCATCGAGCGGCACGTCTTTTTTCAGCTTGATGGTCAAGGCTTGCGAATGGCAGCGCATGGCGCCGATGCGCACGCACAGGCCGTCGACGGGAATTTCCTTGGTGCCGAAATCGATGCCGCGACCGAGGATCTTGTTCGTTTCCGCGCCCGCCTTCCACTCTTCCTTCGACTGGCCGTTGCCCAGGTCCTTGTCGATCCACGGGATCAGGTTGCCGGCCAGCGGCGCGCCGAACTGCTTGATTTCGTCCGGGGAATAGCCGTGCTGGGTAGCCAGCACCTGGCGGTCGATTTCCAGGATGGCGGAAGCGGGATTGTCCAGCAGCGCCTTGACGGAACCGTTGATGGTGCCGAACTGCGTCAGCAGTTCGCGCATGTGCTGCGCGCCGCCGCCCGATGCCGCCTGGTAGGTCATCGACGTCATCCAGTCGATCAAATCGTGCTGGAACAGGCCGCCCAGGCCCATCATCATGCACGAGACGGTGCAATTGCCGCCGATATAGTTCTTGACGCCCTTGCCCAGCGCATCCTTGATGACGTGCAGGTTGACGGGGTCGAGCACGATGACGGCGTCTTTTTCCATGCGCAAGGTCGAGGCCGCATCGATCCAGTAGCCATTCCAGCCGCTGGCGCGCAGCTGCGGGAAGACGGCGCTCGTGTAGTCGCCGCCCTGGCAGGAAATGATGATGTCGCACTTGGACAGTTCGGCGATGTTGTTGGCATCCTTCAGGATGGTTTCATTCTTCGCCATGGCCGGCGCCGAGCCGCCCGTGTTCGAAGTGGTGAAAAACACCGGTTCGATGTGGGCGAAATCGCCCTCTTCCTGCATGCGTTGCATCAGGACCGAACCGACCATACCGCGCCAACCTACCAAGCCAACTAATTTCATTACCATTCCTCAAGATGAGACGGCGACTGCCGTCATTAGACTATTTTATCCCAGTGCTTTTACAACTGCATCACCCATGGCCTCGGTACCGACCAAAGTCGTGCCCGCTTCGTGGATGTCGGCCGTGCGCAAGCCCTGCGCCAGCACTTGCTTGACGGCGGCTTCCACCCGGTCCGCCTGCTCTGCGCGGTTCAGCGAATAGCGCAGCATCATGGCGGCCGACAAGATCGTCGCCAGCGGATTGGCGATGCCCTTGCCCGCGATATCGGGCGCCGAACCGTGCGATGGTTCGTACAGGCCCTTGTTGTTGGCGTCCAGCGAGGCCGACGGCAGCATGCCGATCGAGCCCGTCAACATGGCGGCCGCATCGGACAGGATGTCGCCGAACATGTTGCCGGTCACCATGACGTCGAACTTCTTCGGCGCCCGCACCAGTTGCATGGCCGCGTTATCGACATACATGTGGTCGAGCGCCACGTCCGGGTATTCCTTGTGCACGTCGGTGACGATGTCTTTCCAGAACTGGAACGTTTCCAGCACGTTCGCCTTGTCCACGCTGGTCAGGCGCTTGTCGCGCTTTTGCGCAGCCTGGAACGCCACGTGGGCGATGCGGCGGATTTCGCCTTCCGCATAGCGCATGGTGTCAAAACCTTCGCGCTGGCCCTTGAACGGACCATCCGGGCACTCGCGCACGCCGCGGGGCTGGCCGAAATAAATGTCGCCCGTCAATTCGCGGATGATCAAAATGTCCAGGCCGGACACCACTTCCGGCTTCAGGGTCGAGGCGCCCGCCAGTTCCGGATACAAAATGGCCGGACGCAGGTTGGCGAACAGCCCCAGGTTCTTGCGCAAGCCCAGGATCGCTTGCTCCGGACGGAACTGGCGCTCCAGGTTGTCATATTTATAGTCGCCGACGGCGCCGAACAGCACGGCATCGGCCGCTTTCGCCAGGGCCAAGGTACCTTCCGGCAAGGGGTGGCCATGGGCCGCATAGCCGGCGCCGCCCACGGGCGCCGTTTCCAGCTCGAACGATTCGCCCAGCACGTTCAAGACCTTGACGGCTTGCGCGACGATTTCAGGACCGATCCCGTCGCCGGGTAAGATTGCAATTTTCATGGAGTGATCTTTAGATGACGTTGGCCAGCCAGGGCTGATTGTTCAAATGGCGTTCTTCGAAGGCGCGGATGTCGTCGGCGTGGCGCAGGGTCAGGCCGATATCGTCGAGGCCATTCATCAGGCAATATTTGCGGAAGGCGTCGATCTCGAATGGATACGACACGGAACCATTGCTGGTGCGCACGCACTGCTGCTCCAGGTCCACCACCAGCTTGTAGCCGGGGAAAGCCTTGACTTCATTGAACAGGTGCTCGACCTGGCTTTCCGACAGCACGATGGGCAGCAAGCCGTTCTTGTAGCAGTTGTTGAAGAAGATGTCGGCAAACGATGGCGCGATGATGGCGCGGAAGCCATATTGATCGAGGGCCCACGGCGCGTGTTCGCGCGAGGAACCGCAGCCGAAGTTCTTGCGCGTCAGCAAAATGGAAGCGCCCTGGTAGCGCGGCTCGTTGAGCACGAACTCGGGGTTCAGCGGGCGGCGGCTGTTGTCCTGGCCCGGTTCGCCATGGTCGAGGTAGCGCCATTCGTCGAACAGGTTGGGGCCGAAGCCGCTGCGGTGGATCGATTTCAGGAATTGCTTCGGGATAATCGCGTCGGTGTCGACGTTGGCGCGGTCCAGCGGGGCCACCAGGCCTTCGTAAATCGTAAATTTATCCATGCTGTTTCTACTCGGTAAGACGCGCGGCGCAGGGCGCCCGCACGTCACGGTTTATTTTCCGCCGGCGCCAGTGACAACCTGGCCGACTTTCTGCACGTCGCGACCGATGCCGGAGACGGTGTTGCAGCCAGACAGGATGACGGTGGCGATGAGGAGGGCGAAGAGTTTTTTCATGATGATTTCGGTCTATGTGCTAATGGTTGCAAATTCCGTTAGTGTAAACCACCGGCAGATGCTGGGGTCAGTCCTACGGATCGGAATTTTTTCCACTGGAAAAATTCCCCCGGCGGGTCTGACCCCAAATTCATCGCAATCCCCGCACGTCGACAAAGTGGCCGGCGATGCCCGCCGCGGCCGCCATCGCTGGCGACACCAGGTGGGTACGGCCGCCCTGCCCTTGCCGGCCTTCGAAGTTGCGGTTCGACGTGGAAGCGCAGCGTTCGCCCGGCTCGAGGCGGTCCGCATTCATGGCCAGGCACATGGAGCAGCCCGGCTCGCGCCATTCGAAGCCGGCATCCTTGAAGATGCGGTCCAGTCCTTCGCGCTCGGCCAGGTCCTTGACGAGGCCGGAACCGGGCACGACCAGCGCCAGGGTAACGTTCGAGGCGCGGTACTTGCCGCGCACCACGGCGGCGGCGGCGCGCAAATCCTCGATGCGCGAATTGGTGCAGGAACCGATGAAGACCTTGTCGATGCGGATGTCTTCGATGGCCGTGTTCGGCTTGAGGTTCATGTAGACGAGCGCCTTTTCCATCGCATCGCGCTTGACGCTGTCTTTTTCCAGGTCGGGATCGGGCACGCGGCCATTGATGCCCGTCACCATTTCGGGCGAGGTGCCCCAGGTCACTTGCGGCACGATGTCGGCGGCATTGAGGGTGACGACGAGGTCGAAGCGGGCGCCCGGGTCCGAATGCAGGGTGCGCCAGTAGGCCACGGCGCGCTCCCAGTGAGGACCAGCCGGCGAAAACGGACGGCCCTTGACGTAATTGATGGTGGTGTCGTCCACGCCGATGATGCCGGCGCGCGCGCCCGCCTCGATGGCCATGTTGCACACCGTCATGCGCCCTTCCATCGACAGCGCGCGGATGGCCGAGCCGCCGAACTCGATACAGTAACCCGTGCCGCCGGCCGTGCCGATCTTGCCGATGATGGCCAGCACGATATCCTTGGCCGTCACGCCGGCAGGCAATGCGCCGTCGACTTGCACCAGCATGGATTTGGATTTCTTTTGCAGCAAGGTTTGCGTGGCCAGCACATGTTCCACTTCGGACGTGCCGATGCCGTGCGCCAGCGCGCCGAAAGCGCCATGCGTGGACGTGTGCGAATCGCCGCAGACGACCGTCATGCCGGGCAGGGTCGCGCCCTGTTCGGGGCCGATCACGTGCACGATACCCTGGCGCTTGTCGTTCATGTTGAAGTAGGTCAAGCCGTAGTGCTTGGCGTTCTTGTCCAGGGTTTCCACCTGCAGGCGCGAGACCGGATCGGCAATGCCGTCGACCCGGCTGGTGGTGGGCACGTTATGGTCGGCCACGGCCAGGTTGGCGGAAATGCGCCACGGCTGGCGGCCCGCCACGCTGAGGCCATCGAAGGCTTGCGGGCTGGTGACTTCGTGCAGCAGGTGCCGGTCGATGTACAAAATTGTCGTGCCATCATCTTCGGCCCGAACAACGTGGGATTCCCAGAGTTTGTCGTAAAGCGTCTTCATCATGATTTATGCAGCGTTGCCACAGCCTGTAGTAAGTGATCAAGTGATACCAGGTCATACGGTGATCCACGAGGATTATGCCATATATTGCGCGGCACAGAACCGAAACAGGCAAAATCGTGGGATTGGCGATACAAAGTTTGGCGGCATTGTTGGATATGAGCTGAAAATTGCCGATATTGGCTTGCCTGCGGCATTACAAGCCCATCCGCGCGCGGCCTGCCGAAGGACTGACGGCGGCGACAGAAATACATGTTTTTTCCTCAACCTTTCGTGTATTGTGTTTCAACAATCATGACCGGCGCATGCGCGCCATCACACAGGGGACTTCGATGAAACTGAACTTGTTGGCGCTGGCCGCCCTAACCCTGGCCGGCAGCCATGCGGCGGCGGCCACGCCGGGAGACACCTGCGTACAGGACTTGCGCGCCATGGCGCCCTTCCTGCTGGAAAACGACACGGGCGCGCGCCAGCACCTGGAACAAAAGGGACAGGCATATTTCGACCTGGCGCTGGCCACGGCCGCCACGGCGGCGGCCAACGCAGCCGATGGCAAGGCCTGCGATGCGATCCTGGAAAACTATGCACGCACGTGGCGCAAGGGCCACCTGCACGTAAAGCCAGGCAGCACGCTCGATATCGCCAAACCGGCGCCGGCGCGCCCCGCCGCACCGGGACAGGCAGCGCCATCAAAGGCACCGGCGCTGCAGATATTGTCGGACTCGACTGTGCTGCTGACCTTGCCCAGCTTTCACGGCAGCTACCGGGCCGCCATGGCCAGCCTGCTCGAGACGCACCGCGCGGCCCTGGCGGCGCGTCCCAACTGGATACTCGACGTGCGCCGCAACGGCGGCGGCAGCGACAGCACGTATACGCCGCTGCTGTCCTGGATCAGTTCGGATGAAATCGTCACGATGGGCGCCGAATGGCTGTCCACGCCAGCCAATATTGATGGCCAGGAAAAAGTCTGCGCGCTGCTGGCGCCCGGCGACGAGGCCTGCACCGCCTTTGCGGCCCAGGCCGTAGCGCAGATGCGCAGCGTCAAGCCTGGCCAATACGTGCCGCAGCAAAGCGGCGGCACCATCAGCTATACCCGCCTGGACACGCCGGAGCCGCGCCGGCCGGCGCGCGTGGCCATACTGGTCGACCGCGACTGCGCCAGCTCCTGCGAGGAATTCCTGCTGGCGGCGCGGCAAAGCTTTCATGTGAAATTAATCGGCCGCAACAGCTATGGCGCACTCGATTATTCGAACATGCGCCTGCACATCCTGCCGTCGGGCCAGCGCCACCTGCAATACGCCACCTCGCGCTCGGCCCGCCTGCCGCAACTGCAGGTGGACCTGGCCGGCATCATGCCCGACATCTATTTGCCGCCACCGAAGGACGAGGTGGGCCGCGCCGAGGAAGTGCTGCGCGTGCAGCGCTGGCTGGAAGGCGGCACGCTACGCCCGGACAATATTTGACACCGCTGGCGCCATTAAAAAAGCCCGCTATATCTAGCGGGCTTTCTAACGAATCAAGCAAGCCTCAGGCAGCTAAACGCACGCTACCCCGGCACCCATCCATCAGGAACGACAGGCCCACGACCAGCACCAGCTCGCCTTCGGCCGAGCGGGCCGTGCCCGTGATGCCTTCCACAGTGATGGCCGTCATCGGCTTGATGACCAGGTCGGCCGTGCCATCGACGGCTTCCACGGCCAGAATGTACGGCTGTGGCGCGGCGACGACAATGCCGACGCGCTCGCTGCACGATTCGTAGCCCAGCGAGCCGGCCAGCGACCGCACGGGCAATGGCCGGCCCTGGTCTTTCAGCACGGGCGCGCCGCCCACTTCCATGAAGGTTTCCGGCAATTCGACGACGCGCTGCACCACGGCCATCGGCAGCGCCAGCGCGGCGCCCGAGGTCGAGACCAGCATGGTCGGCACGATCGACAGTTCGATCGGCAGGCGGATGGCGAACTTCGTGCCCTTGCCCAGCATGGATTCGATGTGGATGGCGCCGCGGTTTTTCTCCACGGCCGTCTTCACCACGTCCATGCCCACGCCGCGCCCGGAAACGCTGGAGGCGACTTCCTTGGTCGAGAAGCCCGGCAGGAACACCAGCTGGAAGCATTCGTCGTTGCTCAACTGCGCGTTTTCGCTGATCAAGCCCTTTTGCTGGGCCTTGCTGCGCAGGAAGACAGGGTCCATGCCCTTGCCGTCATCCTGCAGCACGATCATGACGCTGTTCGCTTCCTGCCATGCCTTGAGTGAAATATACGATTTGGCGGGCTTGCCTGCGGCCAGGCGCGCTTCCGGCGATTCCACGCCATGGTCGAGCGAGTTGCGCAGCATGTGCACGAGCGGATCGTACAGGCTGTCCACGACGACGCGGTCGACTTCCGTCTCCGCGCCTTCGATGGTCAGCTCGACATCCTTGCCCAGGTCTTTCGCCAGTTCGCGCACGAGGCGCGGAAACTTCTGGAACAGACGGCCGACGGGCTGCATGCGCGTGGCCAGGGTGGCCCGCTGCAGTTCCGTCGAGTAGCGCGAAGCGCGTTCCAGGGTTTCCGCCAGGGTCGCCATCAGGGTGGCGGCCTGGCCTTCGAATTTGAATTGCAGCAAGCGCTCGAGCAGCACGGCGGCCTGGTTGGCGGCCTGTACGGATTCGCCGGCCACTTCCAGCAACGCGTCGAGCTTGACGGCGTCGACGCGGATGCTGTCTTCCTTGACGGGCGCGGCATGGCGCACTTCCGGACGCTCTTCGCGCCGTTCGTTGCCATCCCAGGCCTTGGCGGCCGGTTTGGCGGCGGCAGCGGCAGGCGCGGCGGCCACGGCGGCAGGCGCAGCGGCGACGGCGGACACGGGTGCGGCGGCGATCTGGCTAGCGGCCGGCACGACGGCGTTGTACATGGCTTCCCAGTCCAGGCCATCGGCGCTGGCGGTGGACACGGCGGCGGCAGGCGCCGCAGCAGGAACTTCGACGGTCTCGACAACGGGCACGGCCACTTCCGCCACCACGGCGGCGGCAGGCGCAGGCGCATCCATGCCCTTGCCTTCGATGGCGTTCGTCAGGATGTGTTCCAGCTCTTCCGGCATGGCCGGCAAGCTTTCCGGCGCGGAACCATTGGCCAGTTCCGTCAGCTGGTCGGCCACGAAACCGGACGCCTGCAGCGCCGCCTCGATGGCGATCGGGGTGACGGGCGCGGCGCCCGTGCGCAAGGCGTCGAACAGGTTTTCCGTCAGATGGCAGGCCGCCACCAGCGCGGGCAAGCCCATGAAACCGGCGCCGCCCTTGATGGTGTGGAAGGAACGAAACACGGCATTCAGTGTTTCCTTGTTGTCAGGATCGCGCTCGAGGCGCAATAAGTGCTCTTCAACATTAACTGCAAGATCCATCGCCTCGACGACGAAATCCTTGAGCATATCGTCCATTAGAATCCCAAATCCGCAAGAAGGTCGTCTACATTATCCTGGTCCAGCGCCACCGATGGCACGGACGGGCCCTGCATCAGCGGCACCGGCTTTTGCGCCAGTTTCTCGCGTACTTCGGCCGGCGCGTTGTCGCGCAGCAGCTGGGCCAGTTCGTTTTCCACCGTCTTGGTGATGTTGACCACTTTTTTGATCAGCTGGCCCGTGATGTCCTGGAAGTCCTGCGCCATCATGATTTCCAGCAAGCGCGCTTTTTCCGCTTCCGTTGCTTCGGCAACGGCTTGCGCG is part of the Janthinobacterium sp. 67 genome and harbors:
- the leuC gene encoding 3-isopropylmalate dehydratase large subunit, which translates into the protein MMKTLYDKLWESHVVRAEDDGTTILYIDRHLLHEVTSPQAFDGLSVAGRQPWRISANLAVADHNVPTTSRVDGIADPVSRLQVETLDKNAKHYGLTYFNMNDKRQGIVHVIGPEQGATLPGMTVVCGDSHTSTHGAFGALAHGIGTSEVEHVLATQTLLQKKSKSMLVQVDGALPAGVTAKDIVLAIIGKIGTAGGTGYCIEFGGSAIRALSMEGRMTVCNMAIEAGARAGIIGVDDTTINYVKGRPFSPAGPHWERAVAYWRTLHSDPGARFDLVVTLNAADIVPQVTWGTSPEMVTGINGRVPDPDLEKDSVKRDAMEKALVYMNLKPNTAIEDIRIDKVFIGSCTNSRIEDLRAAAAVVRGKYRASNVTLALVVPGSGLVKDLAEREGLDRIFKDAGFEWREPGCSMCLAMNADRLEPGERCASTSNRNFEGRQGQGGRTHLVSPAMAAAAGIAGHFVDVRGLR
- the leuD gene encoding 3-isopropylmalate dehydratase small subunit — its product is MDKFTIYEGLVAPLDRANVDTDAIIPKQFLKSIHRSGFGPNLFDEWRYLDHGEPGQDNSRRPLNPEFVLNEPRYQGASILLTRKNFGCGSSREHAPWALDQYGFRAIIAPSFADIFFNNCYKNGLLPIVLSESQVEHLFNEVKAFPGYKLVVDLEQQCVRTSNGSVSYPFEIDAFRKYCLMNGLDDIGLTLRHADDIRAFEERHLNNQPWLANVI
- a CDS encoding S41 family peptidase, with protein sequence MKLNLLALAALTLAGSHAAAATPGDTCVQDLRAMAPFLLENDTGARQHLEQKGQAYFDLALATAATAAANAADGKACDAILENYARTWRKGHLHVKPGSTLDIAKPAPARPAAPGQAAPSKAPALQILSDSTVLLTLPSFHGSYRAAMASLLETHRAALAARPNWILDVRRNGGGSDSTYTPLLSWISSDEIVTMGAEWLSTPANIDGQEKVCALLAPGDEACTAFAAQAVAQMRSVKPGQYVPQQSGGTISYTRLDTPEPRRPARVAILVDRDCASSCEEFLLAARQSFHVKLIGRNSYGALDYSNMRLHILPSGQRHLQYATSRSARLPQLQVDLAGIMPDIYLPPPKDEVGRAEEVLRVQRWLEGGTLRPDNI
- the leuB gene encoding 3-isopropylmalate dehydrogenase, with product MKIAILPGDGIGPEIVAQAVKVLNVLGESFELETAPVGGAGYAAHGHPLPEGTLALAKAADAVLFGAVGDYKYDNLERQFRPEQAILGLRKNLGLFANLRPAILYPELAGASTLKPEVVSGLDILIIRELTGDIYFGQPRGVRECPDGPFKGQREGFDTMRYAEGEIRRIAHVAFQAAQKRDKRLTSVDKANVLETFQFWKDIVTDVHKEYPDVALDHMYVDNAAMQLVRAPKKFDVMVTGNMFGDILSDAAAMLTGSIGMLPSASLDANNKGLYEPSHGSAPDIAGKGIANPLATILSAAMMLRYSLNRAEQADRVEAAVKQVLAQGLRTADIHEAGTTLVGTEAMGDAVVKALG
- a CDS encoding lipoprotein, encoding MKKLFALLIATVILSGCNTVSGIGRDVQKVGQVVTGAGGK
- the asd gene encoding aspartate-semialdehyde dehydrogenase, which gives rise to MKLVGLVGWRGMVGSVLMQRMQEEGDFAHIEPVFFTTSNTGGSAPAMAKNETILKDANNIAELSKCDIIISCQGGDYTSAVFPQLRASGWNGYWIDAASTLRMEKDAVIVLDPVNLHVIKDALGKGVKNYIGGNCTVSCMMMGLGGLFQHDLIDWMTSMTYQAASGGGAQHMRELLTQFGTINGSVKALLDNPASAILEIDRQVLATQHGYSPDEIKQFGAPLAGNLIPWIDKDLGNGQSKEEWKAGAETNKILGRGIDFGTKEIPVDGLCVRIGAMRCHSQALTIKLKKDVPLDEINDIIASNNEWVKFVPNTREASVRDLSPAAVTGSLTIPVGRVRKMSMGGEYLSAFTVGDQLLWGAAEPLRRMLRILLDA
- a CDS encoding chemotaxis protein CheA; translated protein: MDDMLKDFVVEAMDLAVNVEEHLLRLERDPDNKETLNAVFRSFHTIKGGAGFMGLPALVAACHLTENLFDALRTGAAPVTPIAIEAALQASGFVADQLTELANGSAPESLPAMPEELEHILTNAIEGKGMDAPAPAAAVVAEVAVPVVETVEVPAAAPAAAVSTASADGLDWEAMYNAVVPAASQIAAAPVSAVAAAPAAVAAAPAAAAAKPAAKAWDGNERREERPEVRHAAPVKEDSIRVDAVKLDALLEVAGESVQAANQAAVLLERLLQFKFEGQAATLMATLAETLERASRYSTELQRATLATRMQPVGRLFQKFPRLVRELAKDLGKDVELTIEGAETEVDRVVVDSLYDPLVHMLRNSLDHGVESPEARLAAGKPAKSYISLKAWQEANSVMIVLQDDGKGMDPVFLRSKAQQKGLISENAQLSNDECFQLVFLPGFSTKEVASSVSGRGVGMDVVKTAVEKNRGAIHIESMLGKGTKFAIRLPIELSIVPTMLVSTSGAALALPMAVVQRVVELPETFMEVGGAPVLKDQGRPLPVRSLAGSLGYESCSERVGIVVAAPQPYILAVEAVDGTADLVIKPMTAITVEGITGTARSAEGELVLVVGLSFLMDGCRGSVRLAA